A DNA window from Fusobacterium sp. FSA-380-WT-3A contains the following coding sequences:
- the secG gene encoding preprotein translocase subunit SecG, with product MESILTILLFIFALALIILVLIQPDRSRGMSGSMGMGSANTVFGLSKDGGPLAKATKIIATLFIIIALLLYLYSAK from the coding sequence ATGGAAAGTATATTAACTATTTTACTATTTATATTTGCCTTGGCGTTAATAATCCTTGTTCTTATCCAACCTGATAGGAGTCGTGGAATGTCTGGTAGTATGGGAATGGGAAGTGCTAATACAGTATTTGGTCTTTCTAAAGATGGTGGTCCTTTAGCTAAAGCTACAAAAATAATTGCAACTTTATTTATTATAATAGCATTATTATTATACCTATACTCAGCAAAATAA
- the argS gene encoding arginine--tRNA ligase: MLRIEKYIEEILKNAIEKAFPNKELKPIEITIATNEKFGDFQSNFAMMNSKIIGGNPRKIAENLVNNIPENNIIEKLEIAGPGFINIFLKNSYVSEYVRKMTTEKYQFAELNTDGDIIIDYSSPNIAKRMHIGHLRSTIIGDSVKRLCNFLGYHTVADNHIGDWGTQFGKLIVGYHKWLDKDAYQKNPIEELERVYVEFTKESEKNPELEDIAREELKKLQDGDEENYKLWQEFIKVSLEEYNKLYKRMDVHFDTYYGESFYHPIMPKVIDELVEKGLAVEDQGAKVVFFDEKENLHPCIVQKKDGAFLYSTSDIATIKFRKENYNVNKIIYLTDERQQDHFKQFFKITEMLGWDIEKVHIWFGIMRFADGVFSTRKGNVIRLEQLLDEGKKKALEIIEEKNPSLSNEEKDNIAEIVGIGAIKYADLSQNRQSPIIFEWDKILSFEGNTAPYLQYSYARIQSILRKAGELGKALDENKEIQIIDKNERVLSTYLTLFPTMALKAGEAYKPNLLTDYLFELAKKFNTFYNSCPILNQEDNILYSRLLLIDRVAKTLKEGLNLLGIKTVNRM, translated from the coding sequence ATGTTAAGAATAGAAAAGTATATAGAAGAAATTTTAAAAAATGCTATAGAAAAAGCATTTCCTAACAAAGAGTTAAAGCCAATAGAAATTACAATAGCAACTAATGAAAAATTTGGAGATTTCCAAAGTAATTTTGCTATGATGAATTCTAAAATTATTGGTGGAAATCCTAGAAAAATAGCTGAAAATTTAGTTAATAATATTCCTGAAAATAATATTATTGAAAAATTAGAAATAGCTGGTCCTGGATTTATAAATATATTTTTAAAAAATTCTTATGTATCTGAATATGTAAGAAAAATGACAACTGAAAAATATCAGTTTGCAGAGTTAAACACAGATGGTGATATAATCATAGATTATTCTTCACCTAATATAGCTAAAAGAATGCATATTGGTCATTTAAGATCAACTATTATAGGAGATTCTGTTAAAAGATTATGTAATTTTTTAGGATATCATACTGTTGCTGATAATCATATAGGAGATTGGGGAACTCAATTTGGAAAACTTATAGTTGGTTATCACAAATGGTTAGATAAAGATGCTTATCAAAAAAATCCTATTGAAGAACTTGAAAGAGTTTATGTAGAATTTACAAAAGAAAGTGAAAAAAATCCAGAACTTGAAGATATTGCAAGAGAAGAACTAAAAAAACTTCAAGATGGTGATGAAGAAAACTATAAACTTTGGCAAGAATTTATAAAAGTTTCTCTTGAAGAATATAATAAATTATATAAAAGAATGGATGTTCATTTTGATACTTACTATGGAGAATCTTTCTATCATCCAATTATGCCAAAAGTTATTGATGAGTTAGTTGAAAAAGGATTAGCTGTAGAAGATCAAGGAGCAAAAGTTGTTTTCTTTGATGAAAAAGAAAATCTTCATCCTTGTATAGTTCAAAAGAAAGATGGAGCTTTTCTTTACTCTACATCTGATATAGCTACTATAAAATTCAGAAAAGAGAATTATAATGTTAATAAAATAATTTATTTAACTGATGAAAGACAACAAGATCATTTTAAACAATTCTTTAAAATAACTGAAATGTTAGGTTGGGATATAGAAAAAGTCCATATTTGGTTTGGAATTATGAGATTTGCTGATGGTGTATTTTCTACAAGAAAAGGAAATGTCATAAGATTAGAACAACTTCTTGATGAAGGAAAGAAAAAAGCCTTGGAAATTATTGAGGAAAAAAATCCATCACTTTCTAATGAAGAAAAGGATAATATAGCTGAAATAGTTGGAATTGGAGCTATTAAATATGCTGACCTTTCTCAAAATAGACAAAGTCCTATTATATTTGAATGGGATAAAATTTTAAGTTTTGAAGGAAATACAGCTCCTTATTTACAATACTCTTATGCAAGAATTCAATCTATACTTAGAAAAGCAGGAGAACTTGGTAAAGCTTTAGATGAAAATAAAGAAATTCAAATTATTGATAAAAACGAAAGAGTTCTTTCGACATATTTAACTTTATTCCCTACAATGGCTTTAAAAGCTGGAGAAGCATACAAACCAAATCTTCTGACTGATTATTTATTTGAACTTGCTAAAAAATTTAATACTTTCTATAATTCATGTCCTATTTTAAATCAAGAAGATAATATTCTTTATTCAAGATTACTTCTTATAGATAGAGTTGCAAAAACTTTAAAAGAAGGACTTAACTTATTAGGTATTAAAACAGTAAATAGAATGTAA
- a CDS encoding PhoH family protein — MRKIFILDTNILIHDPNSIYNFRGNDVFLPIEVIEEIDKLKGKQDTGINARMASRVIEEIRKKGNLSKGVELPEEIFFKVIVESGKDSIPEGLKKDSTDNSVLGMTIKIKNKFPDRKVILVTKDINLRIKADAIGIEVEDYSTDRVVYDELDKGYLEIEISKTLFDKYDKSGKIDISELNLDFEPSPNFFFIMKAGQEKTTGRVFGDKVKKFVNGDICAWGARARNDEQKFAMDLLMDDDIKAVTLVGKAGTGKTLLAIAAGLEQVVERKKYSKLYIARPIIPMGKDLGYLPGNEKEKLRPWMQPIFDNIELLSDFKGDKTGEKVITGLETMGLLKVEALTYIRGRSIPNGFIIIDEAQNLTPLEIKTIITRAGENTKIVFTGDPYQIDSPYLDTNTNGLTYMAEKLKDEKIVGHITLVKGERSPLAEISAKLL; from the coding sequence ATGAGAAAAATATTTATATTGGATACTAATATTTTAATTCATGACCCTAATTCAATTTATAATTTTAGAGGTAATGATGTTTTTTTACCAATTGAAGTTATTGAAGAAATAGATAAACTAAAAGGAAAACAAGATACTGGAATAAATGCCAGAATGGCTTCTAGAGTTATTGAAGAAATTAGAAAAAAAGGGAACTTATCTAAAGGAGTTGAACTTCCAGAGGAAATTTTCTTTAAAGTCATTGTTGAAAGTGGAAAAGATTCTATACCTGAAGGTTTAAAAAAAGATTCTACTGATAATAGTGTTCTTGGAATGACTATAAAAATAAAAAATAAATTTCCTGATAGAAAAGTAATTTTAGTAACAAAAGATATAAACCTTAGAATAAAAGCTGATGCTATTGGTATTGAAGTAGAAGACTATTCAACTGATAGAGTTGTTTATGATGAACTTGATAAGGGATACTTAGAAATAGAAATTTCTAAAACTTTATTTGATAAATATGATAAAAGTGGAAAAATTGACATTTCTGAGTTAAATCTTGATTTTGAACCATCTCCAAACTTTTTCTTTATCATGAAAGCTGGACAAGAAAAAACTACAGGTAGAGTTTTTGGAGATAAAGTCAAAAAATTTGTTAATGGGGATATTTGTGCTTGGGGAGCTAGAGCGAGAAATGATGAACAAAAATTTGCTATGGATTTATTAATGGATGATGATATAAAAGCTGTTACTTTAGTAGGAAAAGCTGGTACTGGAAAAACATTACTTGCTATAGCTGCTGGTCTTGAACAAGTTGTTGAAAGAAAAAAATATTCTAAATTATATATTGCTAGACCTATAATTCCTATGGGAAAAGATTTAGGATATTTACCTGGTAACGAAAAAGAAAAATTAAGACCTTGGATGCAACCAATTTTTGATAATATAGAACTTCTAAGTGATTTTAAAGGAGATAAAACAGGAGAAAAGGTTATAACAGGTCTTGAAACTATGGGCCTTTTAAAAGTTGAAGCTCTTACATATATAAGAGGAAGAAGCATTCCTAATGGTTTCATCATAATTGATGAAGCACAAAATTTAACTCCTTTAGAAATAAAAACTATTATAACAAGAGCTGGGGAAAATACAAAAATTGTATTTACAGGAGACCCTTACCAAATAGATAGTCCTTATCTTGATACTAATACAAATGGACTTACTTATATGGCTGAGAAATTAAAAGATGAAAAAATAGTTGGACATATTACTTTGGTTAAAGGAGAACGTTCTCCTTTAGCAGAAATTTCTGCAAAATTATTATAA
- the ruvA gene encoding Holliday junction branch migration protein RuvA: MFEYLKGVISYKKLDYAVLDIGGIGYKIFISLRTYEKVNINSEAKFFIFNYIKEDEYKLIGFLEERERNLFEMLLSVKGIGMSLALSIMSSFDCETIRTLILEGDYVTLKNVPKLGEKKAQQIILDLKSKIKKMDFVSIEQALNINVNYEIEDELIMALEGLGYNKKDINKIIDKNKIKSYKNIQEAIKDTLKNLQIK; this comes from the coding sequence ATTAGATTATGCTGTATTAGATATTGGAGGAATTGGTTATAAAATTTTTATTTCTCTTAGAACTTATGAAAAAGTAAATATTAATTCTGAAGCTAAATTTTTTATTTTTAATTATATTAAAGAAGATGAATATAAACTTATTGGTTTTTTAGAAGAAAGAGAAAGAAACCTTTTTGAAATGTTACTTTCTGTGAAAGGTATAGGAATGTCTTTAGCTTTATCTATAATGTCATCTTTTGATTGTGAAACAATTCGTACATTAATTTTAGAAGGGGATTATGTAACTTTAAAAAATGTTCCTAAACTAGGAGAAAAAAAAGCTCAACAAATAATTTTAGATTTAAAATCTAAAATTAAAAAAATGGATTTTGTTTCTATTGAACAAGCATTAAATATAAATGTTAATTATGAAATTGAAGATGAATTAATAATGGCTTTAGAAGGATTAGGATATAATAAAAAAGATATAAATAAAATTATAGATAAAAATAAAATAAAATCATATAAAAATATTCAAGAAGCTATAAAAGATACTTTAAAAAATCTTCAAATAAAATAA
- a CDS encoding MATE family efflux transporter: MVEEIESVEKGKKTLNMTEGSIVKILLLFSIPLILGNLLQQTYNTVDSIIVGNYVGSNALAAVGSSTIIINLLIGFSQGIAVGAGVIISQAIGAKNNKRINLSVHTAIMISIILGIILSIVGFIFTPQILKWMKTPDEIFKDSVVYLRLFSLGLVFSIVYNMEAGILNAAGNSKRSLLYLGVASVTNIFLDLLFVRGLNMGIKGVAIATNISQFISCVLALIFLLKVNDTYKVYLNKLKINKKIALNMIRVGFPTGIQSTVISFSNVLIQSSINVFGPSIIAGFGIYLKIDGFNVLPILSLSMASTTFTGQNYGGRRKDRVKKGMWITLGMGIIYSIIIGILLLTFSRPLVELFTNDEKIIQAGISAMKYFCPFYFILSMLHSLAGTVRGVGKTMPPMLILLFSMCIFRIFWINFILPLDNTINNILILYPITWTIGLILMTLYTWRAKWI, translated from the coding sequence GTGGTAGAAGAAATAGAAAGTGTTGAAAAAGGGAAAAAAACATTGAATATGACAGAAGGAAGTATTGTAAAAATACTTTTATTATTTTCAATTCCTTTAATTTTAGGAAATTTATTACAACAAACTTATAATACAGTTGACTCAATTATAGTAGGGAATTATGTAGGAAGTAATGCTTTAGCAGCAGTAGGTTCAAGTACAATTATAATTAATTTATTAATAGGATTTAGTCAAGGGATAGCTGTAGGAGCAGGAGTAATTATATCTCAAGCAATAGGAGCTAAAAATAATAAAAGAATAAATTTATCTGTACACACAGCTATAATGATATCAATTATATTGGGAATAATTTTATCAATAGTGGGATTTATTTTTACTCCTCAAATTTTAAAATGGATGAAAACTCCAGATGAAATATTTAAAGATTCAGTTGTTTATTTGAGATTATTTTCTTTAGGATTAGTTTTTAGTATAGTTTACAATATGGAAGCAGGAATATTAAATGCTGCTGGAAATTCAAAAAGGTCTTTACTTTATTTAGGAGTAGCTTCAGTAACTAATATATTTTTAGATTTATTATTTGTCAGAGGACTTAACATGGGAATAAAAGGAGTTGCAATAGCTACCAATATTAGTCAATTTATTTCTTGTGTTTTAGCTTTAATATTTTTATTAAAAGTAAATGATACTTATAAAGTATATTTAAATAAACTAAAGATAAATAAAAAAATAGCTTTGAATATGATTAGAGTAGGTTTTCCGACAGGAATACAAAGTACAGTAATTTCATTTTCAAATGTTTTAATTCAAAGTAGTATAAATGTATTTGGTCCAAGTATTATAGCAGGATTTGGAATATATTTAAAAATAGACGGATTTAATGTTTTACCTATTTTAAGTTTAAGTATGGCTAGTACAACTTTTACAGGACAAAATTATGGTGGTAGAAGAAAAGATAGGGTAAAAAAAGGAATGTGGATAACTCTTGGAATGGGTATTATTTATTCTATTATAATAGGAATTTTACTTCTTACATTTTCTCGCCCTCTTGTAGAACTTTTTACAAATGATGAAAAAATAATACAGGCAGGAATTTCGGCCATGAAATATTTTTGCCCATTTTATTTTATACTTTCAATGTTACATTCATTAGCAGGAACAGTAAGAGGTGTTGGAAAAACTATGCCACCTATGTTAATTTTACTTTTTTCAATGTGTATCTTTAGAATCTTTTGGATTAATTTTATTTTACCATTAGATAATACAATAAATAATATATTAATTTTGTATCCTATTACTTGGACAATAGGACTTATATTAATGACTTTATATACATGGAGAGCAAAATGGATATAA
- a CDS encoding replication-associated recombination protein A → METPTLFQNNYQDIKPLALKLRPKTLEEFIGQEELLGEGKLLNKIIRTGKISNMILYGPPGCGKSSLGEIISNELNCNIENLNATTASLNDLREIVEKAKKSIELYNKKTVLFLDEIHRFNKMQQDALLSYTESGILILIGATTENPYHNLNNALLSRCLIFEFKSLERKDIEKILIKGEKYYNKILPNNIKNIILDISQGDCRIALNYLELFFNNSENENFEDIEKLFSKRKVSYHKEEDKYNIISAMIKSIRGSDPDSAVYWMGRLLYGGEDPRYIARRLVISASEDIGMANPEALVIATSAYTASEKIGMPEIRIILAHAVIYLAISSKSNSCYNSINEVLEDIKNGDMQEIPLHISDRAIGYKYPHDYDGNFVKQNYRKNTSKKYYKPGNNKFEIQIKDKLDRLWKK, encoded by the coding sequence ATGGAAACTCCAACTCTTTTTCAAAATAATTATCAAGATATAAAGCCACTTGCTTTAAAGTTGAGACCTAAAACTCTAGAAGAATTTATAGGACAAGAAGAATTACTTGGAGAAGGAAAACTTTTAAATAAAATAATAAGAACTGGAAAAATTAGCAATATGATTTTATATGGTCCTCCAGGTTGTGGAAAAAGTTCTCTTGGAGAGATAATTTCTAATGAACTTAATTGTAATATAGAAAACTTAAATGCTACTACAGCTTCTCTAAATGATTTAAGAGAGATTGTTGAAAAAGCAAAAAAATCTATAGAACTTTATAACAAAAAAACAGTTTTATTTCTTGATGAAATTCATAGATTTAATAAAATGCAACAGGATGCTTTATTATCTTATACAGAGTCAGGAATATTAATTCTTATTGGAGCCACTACTGAAAATCCCTATCATAATCTTAATAATGCCCTTTTATCAAGATGTCTCATTTTTGAATTTAAATCTCTTGAAAGAAAAGATATAGAAAAAATTTTAATAAAAGGGGAAAAATATTATAATAAAATTTTACCAAATAATATAAAAAATATTATTTTAGATATTTCACAGGGAGATTGTAGAATAGCTTTAAATTATTTGGAATTATTTTTTAATAATTCTGAAAATGAAAATTTTGAAGATATAGAAAAACTTTTTTCTAAACGCAAAGTTTCTTATCATAAAGAAGAAGATAAATATAATATTATCTCTGCTATGATAAAAAGTATTAGAGGAAGTGATCCTGATTCAGCTGTCTATTGGATGGGTAGACTTTTATATGGTGGTGAAGACCCTAGATATATAGCTAGAAGGCTTGTCATTTCAGCCAGTGAAGATATTGGAATGGCTAATCCAGAAGCTTTAGTTATAGCTACATCAGCCTATACAGCTAGTGAAAAAATAGGAATGCCTGAAATTAGAATAATTTTAGCTCATGCTGTTATTTATTTAGCTATTTCAAGTAAAAGTAATTCATGTTATAATAGTATTAATGAAGTTTTAGAAGATATTAAAAATGGAGATATGCAAGAAATTCCTCTTCATATTTCTGATAGAGCTATCGGATATAAATATCCTCATGATTATGATGGAAATTTTGTTAAACAAAATTATAGAAAAAATACAAGTAAAAAATATTATAAACCTGGAAATAATAAATTTGAAATTCAAATTAAAGATAAATTAGATAGACTTTGGAAAAAATAA
- the aspS gene encoding aspartate--tRNA ligase, which produces MIYRNHNLGELRKNNIGEKVILSGWVATKRDLGGLTFVDLRDREGITQIIFDTDVASQEVVDKAQKLKTESVIRIEGEVRERYSKNPNIPTGEIEVFATSIDVLNSCDTLPFQMTDEGLSENIRLKYRYLDLRREQMINNLKKRHRMIMSIRNYMDEKGFLDVDTPLLTKSTPEGARDFLVPSRTNGGQFYALPQSPQLFKQLLMIAGVEKYFQIAKCFRDEDLRADRQPEFTQLDIEMSFVELEDVITEIEGLAKRVFKQVTGQEANYDFPRMEWKDAMDRFGSDKPDTRFGVELKDISEIVANCGFKAFSSTIADGGIVKAIVAPQVADKFSRKILDDYQEYVKRYFGAKGLAYIKLTKDGINSPIAKFLTEEEIKAIIEKVEANEGDVILIVADKVKVVHAALGALRLRIGKELNLYDKNEFKFLWVVHFPMFEYDEEEQRYKAEHHPFTSIMEEDMPRFFEGDMDIRTNTYDLVLNGNEIGGGSIRIHNPQVQEKVFEKLGLTQEQAREKFGFFIDAFKYGAPPHGGLAFGIDRWLMVMLGENSIRDVIPFPKTNKGQCLMTEAPNIVEKEQLDELFIVSTFKKEK; this is translated from the coding sequence ATGATATATAGAAATCATAACTTAGGTGAACTAAGGAAAAATAATATCGGTGAAAAAGTTATTTTATCTGGTTGGGTTGCTACTAAAAGAGACCTTGGAGGGCTTACTTTTGTAGACCTAAGAGATAGAGAAGGAATAACTCAAATTATTTTTGATACTGATGTGGCTAGTCAAGAAGTTGTTGATAAAGCTCAAAAATTAAAAACAGAATCTGTTATTAGAATAGAAGGAGAAGTAAGAGAAAGATATAGTAAAAATCCTAATATCCCTACTGGAGAAATAGAAGTATTTGCTACTTCTATTGATGTATTAAACTCTTGTGATACTTTACCTTTCCAAATGACAGATGAAGGATTAAGTGAAAATATCAGACTTAAATATAGATATCTAGATTTAAGAAGAGAACAAATGATAAATAATTTGAAAAAAAGACATAGAATGATTATGTCTATTAGAAATTATATGGATGAAAAAGGATTTTTAGATGTAGATACTCCTTTATTAACAAAATCTACTCCTGAAGGAGCTAGAGACTTCTTAGTTCCTAGTAGAACTAATGGAGGACAATTCTATGCTTTACCTCAATCACCTCAATTATTTAAACAACTTTTAATGATAGCTGGTGTTGAAAAATATTTCCAAATTGCTAAATGTTTTAGAGATGAGGATTTAAGAGCTGACAGACAACCTGAATTTACTCAACTTGACATTGAAATGTCTTTTGTTGAACTAGAAGATGTTATTACTGAAATTGAAGGATTAGCAAAAAGAGTATTTAAACAAGTAACAGGACAAGAAGCAAATTATGATTTCCCAAGAATGGAATGGAAAGATGCTATGGACAGATTTGGTTCTGATAAACCAGATACTAGGTTTGGAGTAGAATTAAAAGATATTTCTGAAATTGTTGCTAACTGTGGGTTTAAAGCATTTAGTTCTACAATAGCCGATGGAGGAATTGTTAAAGCTATTGTAGCTCCTCAAGTAGCTGATAAATTTTCAAGAAAAATTCTTGATGATTATCAAGAATATGTAAAAAGATATTTTGGAGCTAAAGGATTAGCTTACATAAAACTTACTAAAGATGGAATTAATTCTCCAATAGCTAAATTTTTAACTGAAGAAGAAATAAAAGCTATAATTGAAAAAGTTGAAGCTAATGAAGGAGATGTAATCTTAATTGTAGCTGACAAAGTAAAAGTAGTTCATGCTGCTTTAGGAGCTTTAAGATTAAGAATAGGAAAAGAATTAAATCTTTATGATAAAAATGAATTTAAGTTTTTATGGGTTGTTCACTTCCCTATGTTTGAATATGATGAAGAAGAGCAAAGATACAAAGCTGAACACCATCCATTTACATCTATAATGGAAGAAGATATGCCAAGATTCTTTGAAGGAGATATGGATATAAGAACTAATACTTATGATTTAGTTCTAAATGGAAATGAAATTGGTGGTGGAAGCATTAGAATTCATAATCCTCAAGTTCAAGAAAAAGTTTTTGAAAAATTAGGACTTACTCAAGAACAAGCTCGTGAAAAATTTGGATTCTTTATTGACGCATTTAAATATGGAGCACCACCTCATGGAGGACTAGCTTTTGGAATAGATAGATGGTTAATGGTAATGTTAGGAGAAAACTCTATAAGAGATGTTATTCCTTTCCCTAAAACAAATAAAGGTCAATGTTTAATGACTGAAGCTCCAAATATTGTTGAGAAAGAACAATTAGATGAATTATTTATAGTTTCTACTTTTAAAAAGGAAAAATAA
- the hisS gene encoding histidine--tRNA ligase, whose protein sequence is MKLIKAVRGTKDIIEETAAKYSYIHRIAEDLFSAYGYSYIKTPIFEETDLFKRGIGEATDVVEKEMYTFLDRGERSITLRPEGTASVVRAYLENKIYAKEDISKFFYMGSMFRYERPQAGRQREFNQVGVEVLGEASPILDAEVIAMSYHLLEKLGITDLEVNINSVGENESRQKYRQALLNYLEPVKEHLCEDCKRRLETNPLRVLDCKVETCKKYTENTPSIIDSLSEAERNHYETVKKYLTLFGIPFVENPKLVRGLDYYSSTVFEIVTNKLGAQGTVLGGGRYDNLLKQLGDRETPAFGFAAGIERIMMLMDTIPSKETDIYVAWLGENTCDFAMKLTSILRKEGLKVAIDFNSKGMKSHMKKADKLNVNYTIIIGEDEMAKNIIVLKDFNARTQEELTIEELIKKLKK, encoded by the coding sequence ATGAAATTAATTAAAGCAGTAAGAGGAACTAAAGATATTATTGAAGAAACAGCTGCAAAATATTCTTATATTCACAGGATTGCTGAAGATTTATTTTCTGCATATGGATACTCTTATATAAAAACTCCTATTTTTGAGGAAACAGACCTTTTTAAAAGAGGAATAGGAGAAGCTACAGATGTAGTAGAAAAAGAGATGTATACTTTTCTTGATAGAGGAGAAAGAAGTATTACTTTAAGACCTGAAGGAACTGCCTCTGTTGTAAGAGCTTATTTAGAAAATAAAATTTATGCAAAAGAAGATATTTCAAAATTTTTCTATATGGGGTCTATGTTTAGATATGAAAGACCTCAAGCTGGAAGACAAAGAGAATTTAATCAAGTTGGTGTTGAAGTTTTAGGTGAGGCTTCTCCTATTCTTGATGCTGAAGTTATAGCTATGAGCTATCACTTACTTGAAAAATTAGGAATAACTGACCTTGAAGTTAATATTAACTCTGTTGGTGAAAATGAATCTCGTCAAAAATATAGACAAGCTTTATTAAACTATTTAGAGCCTGTTAAAGAACATTTATGTGAAGATTGTAAAAGAAGACTAGAAACAAATCCTCTAAGAGTATTAGATTGTAAAGTAGAAACTTGTAAAAAATATACTGAAAATACTCCTAGTATAATAGATTCTTTATCTGAAGCTGAAAGAAATCATTATGAAACTGTGAAAAAATATTTAACTTTATTTGGTATTCCGTTTGTTGAAAATCCAAAATTAGTTAGAGGATTAGATTATTATTCAAGTACAGTATTTGAAATAGTAACTAACAAACTTGGAGCTCAAGGAACTGTCCTTGGAGGTGGAAGATATGATAATCTTCTAAAACAATTAGGTGATAGAGAAACTCCAGCTTTTGGATTTGCTGCAGGAATTGAAAGAATTATGATGCTTATGGATACTATTCCTTCTAAAGAAACTGATATATATGTAGCTTGGCTTGGTGAAAACACTTGTGATTTTGCTATGAAATTAACTAGTATTTTAAGAAAAGAAGGACTAAAAGTAGCTATTGATTTTAACTCTAAAGGTATGAAAAGTCATATGAAAAAAGCTGATAAATTAAATGTCAATTATACAATAATTATTGGTGAAGATGAGATGGCTAAAAATATCATAGTTTTAAAAGATTTTAATGCTAGAACTCAAGAAGAATTAACAATTGAAGAATTAATAAAAAAATTAAAAAAATAA